From Pelagibacterium flavum:
GCTCGACGGCACGTTCAGCGCGGCCGATCTGATCATGGTGCTGGTGCTGCGCAGGCTGGAGGGGGCGGGGATATTGGAGGAATATCCAAGCCTATCGGCCTATGTGGCTCGGGGGGAGGCGCGGCCCGCATACAAACGGGCTTTCGCGTCCCAGTTAGCGGTCGCCAATCATGATCGAGGCACCAAAGACGCCAAGCGCCAATAAGCCGAAGCCGAAGATCATGACGATGTTGGGATTGTGGACCCAGCCCATGGGGGCAAAGCGCCCCAGCCAGACGGGGTGATAGATCGCGACGCCGAAACCCGACCAGCCGCCGGCGAACACCGAATACAGCCTCTCACGCCATTTCGCCCTGGGCAGCAGCCCCTTGATGGCGGCGATAAGGATCATCAGGCCGGCGACGGGGACAAGCAGGGTCTGGAGCATGGCGGGTATTTTCCGGTTGGACGGGGCCGACATACGCCCATCCATGCCGCTGCGCCAGAGTGGCGATGTCGCATGTTGGCGTCTGAATCGGCATTTGCCTTGATGTCCCATTCCTCCAAAACCCCCTCCGTCACCCCGGCTCCCCGCTTTCGCGGGGACAGGCCCGAGCCGGTGCCCAGCACACTCCGCACCGGCGACGGAACCGCCAGCGCTGCCGGTTACTGGATCCCGGATCAAGTCCGGGATGACGCCGGTGGAGAGGGAGGCGTCGGTTGACCTAATCCCGCTTTTGCGTCAGGGCCATGCCGGCGATAATCATGGTCACGCCGATGGCGCTGGCCGCGAGGTTTTCGGTGTTGCCGCGGGCCAGATCGAGCAGGACGCCCGAGATCATCTGGCCGCCGATGACCAGCATGGCGGTGTTGATCGCGCCGATGCGGGCGATGAGCCAACTGCCCGAGGCAACGAAAACCACCCCGATTGTGCCACCCAGATAGGCGTACCATGGGGCGCTCAACGCCCCTTCGGGCCACAGGCCGCCGAGGATCAGGCCCAGAACCGTGAGCACGGCAAAGCCGACCACATGGTTCCAGTAGGAGGCGATCAGTGCGGTTGTCGACAGCGCCAACCGCCCGTTCAATTGCCGGGAGAGCGAAACGAGGATGCCCGCGAGCAGGGCGAAGAGAATGGCTGTGGTCATCTGCCTAACCCTGCCCGAAAATGATGATCATCGAGCCGGCAAAGATCAGCGCCAGCGCAGCGAAATCCTTGATCCGGGGGATGCGCTTGGGCAGGCCGAACAGGCCCCAGCGGTCGGCGGCCAGCGAAAACAGCACCTGTCCGGCAAGGCCCAGCGCGAGGGTGCCTGAAAGGGCCAGGGGCGTGTTGACCGTGGTTGAGGTGAGCGTGACGGTCAGCGCGCCCGAAACGCCGCCGAGATAGGCCCAGAGAGGGGCGCGGGGCTTTTCGGTGGTTGCGCCCGATCGAGGGCGGAGGCGCAGCAGCGCCAGAAAGATCAGCGCGGCAACTGTTCCCGTGCCATGGGCCACCCATGAGGAGTACATGGCACCGCCGAAAAGCCCGACAAGCCCGTTGAAATCGACCATGAGGGTCAAGAGGCCGCCGCTGGCGAAGGCCAGCAGCAGATGGAGGGGTGCGGGCCGGAGGGCGGATGATGAGGAGAGGGATGACATGGCGAATCGTCCGGTGGGCAGTACACTGGCTATAAGCGCATTCGATCTGCCCCCAAAGACAAAGTCTGGACATGACAGCGACCCCACCCATCCTCACCACCGACCGCCTGGTTCTGCGGGCGCCGCAGATGGCAGATTTCGAGGACTACGCCGCGCTGATGCAATCGGAGCGCGCCATCCATATGGGCGGGCCGTTCGACCGGGAGGGCGCGTGGTATGCCTTCTGCCATGACACGGCTCAATGGCT
This genomic window contains:
- a CDS encoding DMT family transporter; the protein is MSSLSSSSALRPAPLHLLLAFASGGLLTLMVDFNGLVGLFGGAMYSSWVAHGTGTVAALIFLALLRLRPRSGATTEKPRAPLWAYLGGVSGALTVTLTSTTVNTPLALSGTLALGLAGQVLFSLAADRWGLFGLPKRIPRIKDFAALALIFAGSMIIIFGQG
- a CDS encoding DMT family transporter; the protein is MTTAILFALLAGILVSLSRQLNGRLALSTTALIASYWNHVVGFAVLTVLGLILGGLWPEGALSAPWYAYLGGTIGVVFVASGSWLIARIGAINTAMLVIGGQMISGVLLDLARGNTENLAASAIGVTMIIAGMALTQKRD